One stretch of Rhizobium rhizoryzae DNA includes these proteins:
- the crcB gene encoding fluoride efflux transporter CrcB codes for MLNIVLVAVGGAFGSVCRYLTGILMTRLMGPAFPWGTITVNIVGSFAIGLLTELVARRFDASLEMRLLLVVGILGGFTTFSSFSLDTVALIEKGAVSSAVIYVFSSVVVSLMATFAGFAVGRALL; via the coding sequence ATGCTGAACATAGTTCTCGTGGCCGTAGGCGGCGCCTTCGGTTCTGTTTGTCGCTATCTCACCGGCATCCTCATGACGAGGCTGATGGGCCCTGCTTTTCCCTGGGGCACAATCACTGTCAATATTGTCGGGTCGTTCGCAATCGGTTTGCTGACGGAGTTGGTTGCGCGGCGCTTCGATGCCTCTTTGGAAATGCGGCTGCTGCTTGTCGTTGGCATTCTTGGCGGGTTCACGACGTTTTCGTCGTTCTCCCTCGATACTGTTGCGCTGATCGAAAAGGGTGCCGTTTCATCGGCCGTGATCTACGTATTTTCCAGCGTCGTTGTTTCGCTCATGGCAACTTTTGCCGGTTTTGCTGTCGGTCGCGCGCTGCTCTAG
- a CDS encoding RluA family pseudouridine synthase, producing the protein MAGIEHIRVDADEAGMRLDRWFKIHYPGLGFGALQKLLRSGQIRVDGGRVKSDTRVQPGQMVRVPPMDVDPKIKSGPIGGKDLKHGDDAQLLARMLLHEDDKVFVLNKPAGLAVQGGSGVARHIDKMLEAWVSQKGEKPRLVHRLDRDTSGVLVIARTRGAAQKLTAAFRERDTKKTYWSLVKGLPRKREDKISTWLVKEQTPDGDRMRIAKHGEEGADHAVSYYRVIDTAAQRLSWLEMEPYTGRTHQLRVHALHIGHPIIGDPKYFEDDPNWDFPGGVQKRLHLHARHIDIPHPSGGRLRVTAPLPPHMVQSWNLLGFDQADGAIDDDE; encoded by the coding sequence ATGGCTGGCATCGAGCATATCCGCGTAGACGCGGACGAGGCGGGCATGCGCCTCGATAGATGGTTCAAGATCCACTACCCGGGTCTGGGGTTCGGAGCGCTTCAAAAGCTGCTGCGATCGGGACAGATCCGTGTGGATGGCGGCCGGGTCAAATCCGACACCCGTGTTCAGCCGGGACAGATGGTGCGCGTTCCACCGATGGATGTGGATCCCAAGATCAAGAGCGGCCCGATTGGCGGCAAGGATCTCAAGCACGGTGATGATGCCCAGTTGCTGGCGCGGATGCTGCTGCATGAGGACGACAAGGTCTTTGTGCTGAACAAGCCTGCCGGTCTGGCCGTCCAGGGCGGTTCCGGTGTCGCCAGGCATATCGACAAGATGCTGGAAGCCTGGGTGAGCCAGAAGGGCGAGAAGCCACGTCTGGTACACCGCCTCGACAGGGATACGTCCGGTGTTCTGGTGATCGCGCGCACACGCGGCGCAGCCCAAAAGCTGACTGCGGCTTTTCGTGAGCGCGATACAAAGAAAACCTATTGGTCGCTGGTCAAAGGGCTTCCACGCAAGCGCGAGGACAAGATTTCCACCTGGCTCGTCAAGGAGCAGACCCCCGATGGCGACCGTATGCGCATTGCCAAGCACGGGGAAGAGGGGGCCGATCACGCTGTTTCCTACTACCGCGTGATCGATACTGCCGCGCAAAGACTGTCGTGGCTCGAGATGGAGCCCTATACAGGCCGTACGCACCAGTTGCGTGTTCACGCGCTTCATATCGGCCACCCTATCATTGGCGATCCGAAGTATTTCGAGGACGACCCGAACTGGGATTTCCCGGGTGGTGTGCAGAAGCGTTTGCATCTCCACGCACGCCACATCGACATTCCGCATCCTTCGGGCGGGCGCCTGCGTGTGACGGCGCCGCTGCCTCCCCACATGGTGCAGAGTTGGAACCTGCTCGGTTTCGATCAGGCGGATGGCGCAATTGATGACGATGAGTGA
- a CDS encoding HAD-IA family hydrolase, whose protein sequence is MRLVLFDCDGTLVDSAKLIHEVMVRTFTHFQYAAPTLEQTKSIIGLTLDIAIARLQGKAHADEEAVGMMAYYKSIFLQTRSELGFEEPLFDGIREVLTSLEAREQLLIGAVTGKSRRGLNMIVQTHQFGKLFTVSRTADDCPSKPHPAMVTECCDESGIPPSRTLVIGDAIYDMQMAKAAGATAIGVSWGYASVADLLSAGADAIARTPDDLLRLIG, encoded by the coding sequence CTGCGTCTCGTTCTTTTCGATTGCGATGGGACGCTTGTCGATAGCGCGAAGCTGATTCACGAGGTGATGGTTCGAACCTTCACCCATTTTCAGTATGCGGCGCCGACGCTGGAGCAAACGAAGTCCATCATTGGATTGACGCTCGATATCGCAATCGCGCGGCTGCAAGGCAAAGCCCATGCCGATGAAGAAGCCGTCGGCATGATGGCCTATTACAAATCCATCTTCCTGCAGACGCGTTCCGAACTCGGGTTCGAAGAGCCGCTTTTCGACGGGATCCGGGAGGTTCTGACCTCGCTTGAGGCTCGCGAGCAATTGCTTATCGGCGCGGTAACGGGCAAATCGCGCCGTGGCTTGAACATGATCGTTCAGACGCATCAATTCGGCAAACTGTTCACGGTGAGCCGGACAGCAGACGATTGTCCCTCAAAGCCGCATCCGGCAATGGTCACCGAATGCTGCGATGAAAGCGGGATCCCACCCTCTCGTACACTTGTTATCGGCGATGCCATCTACGATATGCAGATGGCGAAAGCGGCTGGCGCCACAGCGATTGGCGTTTCCTGGGGCTATGCCTCAGTTGCCGATTTGCTTTCCGCCGGTGCGGACGCGATTGCCCGGACACCAGACGACCTTTTGAGACTGATTGGCTGA
- a CDS encoding ATP12 family chaperone protein gives MRELFDLPDGLSHPDPTRRAQIQMQKPLPKRFYKEVSVSLDGEEFAVLLDGKAIKTPAKHPLKVPTEALAALLQSEWDAQSETVDPSTMPVTRLVNTAIDGVSLEMQAVFDEIVRFSGGDLLCYRADGPVELVARQTAEWDPVMEWLASEVGARFILIEGIMPQEQPDDAIAAFADALRPFSTPLDLAALHTITSLTGSAMLALAFARGFIGMDEAWKLAHLDEDWTNEHWGVDAEAEARRSKRYQELQAAVAVFRSLRS, from the coding sequence ATGAGAGAACTCTTTGATCTTCCAGATGGTCTTAGCCATCCAGATCCTACCCGTCGTGCGCAGATTCAAATGCAGAAGCCGCTTCCAAAGCGCTTCTACAAAGAGGTCTCCGTGAGCTTGGACGGTGAAGAGTTTGCCGTCCTGCTCGACGGGAAAGCGATCAAGACGCCTGCAAAGCATCCCCTCAAGGTTCCGACGGAGGCGTTGGCCGCCTTGCTTCAATCCGAATGGGATGCGCAGAGCGAGACCGTCGATCCATCCACCATGCCGGTCACGCGTCTGGTCAACACTGCGATTGATGGTGTTTCGCTTGAGATGCAGGCGGTGTTCGATGAAATCGTTCGCTTCTCCGGCGGCGATCTGCTGTGCTACCGTGCAGATGGTCCCGTGGAACTTGTCGCTCGGCAGACTGCAGAATGGGATCCTGTCATGGAGTGGCTGGCCAGCGAAGTTGGTGCACGCTTCATCCTGATAGAAGGGATCATGCCGCAGGAACAGCCAGATGACGCTATCGCGGCCTTTGCCGATGCGCTCAGACCCTTCTCGACCCCTTTGGACCTCGCCGCGCTCCACACAATCACATCTCTCACTGGTTCCGCCATGCTGGCTTTGGCCTTTGCCAGAGGTTTCATCGGAATGGATGAGGCGTGGAAACTTGCTCATCTCGATGAGGATTGGACCAATGAACATTGGGGCGTCGATGCGGAGGCTGAAGCGAGACGCTCCAAGCGTTACCAGGAACTGCAGGCGGCGGTTGCGGTATTTCGATCTCTGCGCTCCTGA
- a CDS encoding alpha/beta hydrolase family protein: MKFNLLAGACIVGMMGSGPAIAENRAENRIDQIRPDAPELAAYGTAPVGVRTLNLTNPNQINVAKAEAGKEPPRYDRPLTLEVWYPAKTDQMGGEYRTLLRDGKTEVTLKGRAVRDAEPLKPEPKYPLIIISHGYPGNRMLLSPLAENLASKGYVVASIDHTDSTYADRGPFGSTLVNRPLDQKFVLDEISRQETSSNSFLSGLVDTSTTGLIGYSMGAYGAVITAGAGVSDGAVTADWSAPNSLLAIHKAGSETHRQLFDQRFKAILAIAPWGMQRGMWDAAGLAEIKVPLFFMAGSVDDVSDYQKGIRKIFEAKMPVDRYLLTFDNANHNAAAPMPAPAESWKVSETLGYAPFDHYADPVWDTVRMNNIAQHFASVWFDLKLKGDQDKVRYLDLVEDAEKGVWSAQQGGGFKPDHTYWAGFKNRTAKGLKLEHRKPD; encoded by the coding sequence ATGAAGTTTAACCTCCTGGCAGGGGCGTGCATTGTTGGGATGATGGGATCTGGACCGGCCATTGCGGAAAACAGGGCGGAAAACAGGATTGACCAGATCCGACCGGACGCGCCAGAACTGGCGGCCTATGGAACCGCACCGGTTGGTGTGCGAACGCTGAACCTCACCAACCCCAACCAGATCAATGTCGCCAAGGCGGAAGCGGGCAAGGAGCCGCCGCGATATGACAGGCCACTGACGCTTGAAGTCTGGTATCCTGCAAAGACCGACCAGATGGGCGGGGAGTACCGAACGCTTCTTCGTGATGGCAAGACGGAAGTGACGTTGAAGGGCAGGGCGGTTCGCGATGCAGAACCCCTGAAGCCGGAGCCGAAATATCCTCTGATCATCATTTCGCATGGCTATCCGGGCAACAGGATGCTGCTGAGCCCGCTTGCGGAGAATCTCGCCAGCAAAGGTTATGTCGTTGCATCGATCGACCATACGGACAGTACATATGCTGACCGCGGACCCTTCGGCAGCACGCTGGTCAACCGTCCGCTGGACCAGAAATTCGTTCTGGACGAGATTTCGAGACAGGAGACATCTAGCAACAGTTTTCTCTCCGGACTGGTCGATACATCAACCACGGGCCTCATTGGTTATTCCATGGGCGCATATGGTGCAGTCATCACCGCAGGGGCGGGCGTTTCCGACGGCGCCGTGACAGCTGATTGGAGCGCGCCGAACAGTTTGCTTGCCATCCATAAGGCAGGCTCGGAGACGCATCGTCAGCTTTTCGATCAGCGGTTCAAGGCAATCCTAGCCATTGCTCCCTGGGGCATGCAGCGTGGAATGTGGGATGCAGCGGGGCTTGCTGAAATCAAGGTTCCGCTCTTTTTCATGGCTGGCAGTGTTGATGACGTTTCCGACTATCAGAAGGGTATCCGCAAGATCTTCGAAGCGAAAATGCCGGTAGACCGTTACCTGCTCACATTCGACAATGCGAACCACAATGCCGCGGCGCCCATGCCTGCACCCGCTGAAAGCTGGAAGGTTAGTGAGACGTTGGGATATGCACCCTTCGATCACTACGCCGATCCGGTGTGGGATACGGTGCGCATGAATAACATCGCGCAACATTTCGCTTCGGTCTGGTTCGATCTCAAGCTGAAAGGCGACCAGGACAAGGTGCGCTATCTGGATCTGGTAGAGGACGCCGAGAAAGGCGTGTGGTCGGCGCAACAGGGCGGTGGGTTCAAGCCGGATCACACTTACTGGGCCGGTTTCAAGAACCGGACCGCTAAGGGATTGAAGCTGGAGCACCGCAAGCCGGACTGA
- the sugE gene encoding quaternary ammonium compound efflux SMR transporter SugE, translated as MPWIYLFLAGVLEVGWAIGLKYTDGFTRPLPTILTVLSMVASVGLLGLAVRDLPIGTAYAVWTGIGTVGAVTLGMVLFGDPATVARIACIGLILIGIAGLKLTS; from the coding sequence ATGCCCTGGATATACCTGTTCCTCGCCGGCGTGCTCGAAGTTGGTTGGGCCATTGGCCTGAAATACACTGACGGCTTTACGCGCCCTCTCCCCACAATCCTGACTGTCTTGTCCATGGTTGCAAGCGTTGGCCTGCTTGGGCTCGCCGTTCGCGACTTGCCCATTGGCACAGCCTATGCAGTCTGGACAGGGATAGGCACGGTGGGCGCCGTAACACTGGGCATGGTTTTGTTTGGTGATCCGGCGACAGTGGCCCGCATAGCCTGCATTGGCCTGATCCTGATCGGCATTGCCGGATTGAAGCTCACCAGTTGA
- the fghA gene encoding S-formylglutathione hydrolase, producing MKVISQNTAFGGMQGVFQHQSEACNCEMTFAVFVPPQAITEKRPVLWFLSGLTCTHANVMEKGEYRRLAAELGLIIVCPDTSPRGNDVPDELTNWQMGKGAGFYLDATEMPWSEHYRMYTYITEELPALISEHFRADMTRQGMFGHSMGGHGAMTIALKNPDRFKSCSAFAPIVEPSTADWSAPALEKYLGSDKANWRAYDACALVQDGARFPEFLIDQGKADSFLENGLRPWLFEDAIQGTGIGLTLRMHERYDHSYYFISTFMNDHLRWHAERLG from the coding sequence ATGAAAGTCATCTCCCAGAATACAGCGTTTGGCGGCATGCAGGGCGTTTTCCAGCATCAGTCGGAAGCGTGCAATTGTGAAATGACCTTTGCCGTTTTCGTGCCTCCGCAGGCCATCACCGAGAAGAGACCGGTACTCTGGTTCCTGTCCGGCCTGACCTGCACCCATGCCAACGTCATGGAAAAGGGAGAATATCGGCGGCTGGCGGCTGAACTCGGGCTGATCATCGTGTGCCCCGATACCAGTCCAAGGGGCAATGACGTCCCGGACGAGCTGACGAATTGGCAGATGGGTAAAGGCGCAGGCTTTTACCTGGATGCAACAGAAATGCCGTGGTCTGAACATTACCGGATGTATACCTACATCACCGAGGAACTGCCGGCCCTGATCAGCGAGCACTTCCGGGCAGACATGACACGTCAAGGCATGTTCGGCCACTCGATGGGCGGCCATGGCGCAATGACGATCGCGCTGAAGAACCCTGATCGCTTCAAGAGCTGCTCGGCATTCGCCCCCATCGTGGAGCCATCCACTGCGGATTGGTCTGCACCCGCCTTGGAAAAATATCTCGGCTCGGACAAAGCCAACTGGCGCGCCTATGATGCATGCGCCCTCGTTCAGGATGGAGCCCGTTTTCCGGAATTCCTGATTGATCAGGGTAAGGCTGACAGTTTTCTGGAAAACGGATTGCGTCCCTGGCTCTTTGAGGACGCCATTCAGGGCACAGGAATCGGCCTGACCTTGCGCATGCACGAACGCTATGATCACTCCTACTATTTCATTTCGACCTTTATGAATGATCATCTGCGGTGGCACGCCGAGCGGCTCGGATAA
- a CDS encoding DUF1345 domain-containing protein, protein MTSGTPRVKLKWRSRRYSPFYGAGLAGLAAVPLFAYFAPNLLIEGAAVTFFLIYLGIMGRRIPHLTVERYKNSRERDDAPAYAIILVTILAVVAAIGALFNALNRGSHVSSFEIALAFLSVIGGWLTLHTMFASHYAHHFWRHVTGPDGVRKVQGGLSFPETEEPAGLDFLYFSFVIGMTAQTSDVAITTTAMRRINLSHSLTAFFFNTVLVAATVNAAVALAG, encoded by the coding sequence ATGACAAGCGGGACACCGAGAGTGAAGCTGAAATGGCGTAGCCGCCGCTACAGCCCGTTCTACGGTGCGGGATTGGCCGGGCTTGCTGCCGTGCCGTTGTTTGCTTACTTCGCCCCGAATCTCCTCATTGAAGGTGCGGCGGTCACCTTTTTCCTGATCTATCTGGGCATTATGGGCCGTCGAATTCCGCACCTCACCGTAGAGCGTTACAAAAACAGCCGGGAGCGCGATGATGCGCCCGCCTACGCCATCATACTCGTCACGATTCTGGCCGTCGTCGCGGCAATCGGAGCATTGTTCAATGCGCTCAATCGGGGTTCGCATGTGAGTAGTTTCGAGATTGCGCTTGCCTTCCTGTCCGTCATCGGCGGCTGGCTGACGCTTCATACAATGTTTGCGTCGCACTATGCGCATCATTTTTGGCGGCATGTCACTGGGCCGGACGGCGTTCGCAAGGTCCAGGGTGGGCTCTCATTTCCCGAGACGGAAGAACCGGCCGGTCTGGATTTCCTCTATTTCTCCTTCGTCATTGGCATGACGGCGCAAACATCGGACGTTGCAATCACGACGACTGCGATGCGGCGTATCAATCTCTCCCATTCTCTGACAGCCTTCTTTTTCAATACGGTGCTGGTGGCGGCAACAGTCAATGCCGCCGTCGCATTGGCAGGCTGA
- a CDS encoding YaiI/YqxD family protein — protein MIYVDADACPVKPEILKVAERFGVEVTFVANSGLRPSRDPMIKNVIVSGKFDAADDWIAERAGTGDVVVTADVPLAVRCVANGAQVTGPTGRIFDETNIGMASAMRDLGAHLRETGESKGYNAAFTQKDRSAFLSALDVLCRRAMRADGSAG, from the coding sequence ATGATCTATGTCGATGCTGATGCCTGTCCGGTGAAGCCCGAGATCCTCAAAGTTGCGGAACGCTTCGGGGTGGAGGTCACGTTCGTCGCAAATTCCGGGCTTAGACCCTCGCGCGACCCGATGATCAAGAACGTCATTGTCTCCGGTAAATTCGATGCTGCGGACGACTGGATAGCGGAACGGGCCGGAACCGGCGACGTCGTGGTGACTGCAGATGTGCCGCTGGCTGTTCGCTGCGTCGCCAATGGCGCGCAGGTCACGGGGCCGACTGGCCGGATTTTCGATGAGACAAATATCGGCATGGCGAGCGCCATGCGGGACCTCGGTGCGCATTTGCGGGAGACCGGGGAAAGCAAAGGCTATAACGCGGCCTTCACTCAAAAGGACCGCTCCGCGTTTCTCTCCGCCTTGGATGTTCTCTGCCGCCGGGCAATGCGCGCGGATGGATCTGCGGGATGA
- a CDS encoding GNAT family N-acetyltransferase — MSHPSYAVDVRSLDEFSARELYALLKLRVDVFVVEQACAYEELDGNDDGALHLRVMQGSDLMAAARILPPVDGKNPRIGRVVVSPHHRGKRLGEAVMREALAVCADRFPGIDVEISAQSHLQHFYGALGFAVISEEYVEDGIPHVDMVRSSS, encoded by the coding sequence ATCAGCCACCCCTCCTACGCAGTGGACGTGCGGAGCCTTGATGAATTCTCCGCACGCGAACTCTATGCTCTGTTGAAACTGCGCGTCGACGTTTTCGTCGTCGAGCAGGCATGCGCCTATGAAGAGCTGGATGGCAATGACGACGGAGCACTGCATCTGCGCGTAATGCAGGGCAGTGACCTGATGGCAGCTGCGCGGATTCTCCCGCCGGTGGACGGGAAGAACCCGCGGATCGGCCGGGTCGTGGTATCCCCGCATCATCGCGGCAAACGCTTGGGCGAGGCTGTGATGAGGGAGGCTTTGGCGGTCTGCGCCGATCGTTTCCCGGGTATTGACGTGGAGATTTCCGCACAAAGCCATCTCCAGCACTTCTACGGCGCCCTTGGTTTCGCGGTGATCTCGGAAGAATATGTCGAGGATGGTATTCCCCACGTCGATATGGTGAGGTCTTCATCATGA
- a CDS encoding S-(hydroxymethyl)glutathione dehydrogenase/class III alcohol dehydrogenase: MDVRAAVAVQAGKPLEVMTVQLEGPRAGEVLIEVKATGICHTDDFTLSGADPEGLFPAILGHEGAGIVVDVGPGVTSVKKGDHVIPLYTPECRECYSCLSRKTNLCTAIRSTQGQGLMPDGTSRFSIGKDKIHHYMGCSTFANFTVLPEIAVAKVNPDAPFDKICYIGCGVTTGIGAVINTAKVEIGSTAIVFGLGGIGLNVLQGLRLAGADMIIGVDINPDRKAWGEKFGMTHFVNPKEVGDDIVPYLVNMTKRNGDLIGGADYTFDCTGNTKVMRQALESSHRGWGKSIIIGVAGAGQEISTRPFQLVTGRNWMGTAFGGARGRTDVPKIVDWYMDGKIQIDPMITHTMPLEDINQGFELMHKGESIRGVVVY; this comes from the coding sequence ATGGATGTACGTGCAGCCGTTGCCGTTCAGGCTGGCAAGCCCCTTGAAGTCATGACCGTTCAGCTTGAAGGCCCGCGCGCTGGAGAGGTTCTGATCGAGGTCAAGGCAACAGGAATCTGCCACACGGATGATTTCACGTTGTCCGGTGCCGATCCCGAAGGTCTCTTCCCGGCAATCCTCGGCCATGAGGGCGCTGGCATTGTTGTTGATGTCGGACCGGGCGTAACGTCGGTGAAGAAAGGCGACCACGTCATTCCGCTTTACACGCCGGAATGCCGCGAATGCTATTCCTGTCTTTCCCGCAAGACCAACCTCTGCACGGCGATCCGCTCCACGCAAGGGCAAGGCCTCATGCCGGATGGCACAAGCCGCTTCTCCATCGGCAAGGACAAGATCCATCATTACATGGGTTGCTCCACCTTCGCGAATTTCACGGTCCTGCCGGAAATTGCTGTCGCTAAAGTCAACCCAGACGCTCCTTTCGACAAGATCTGCTACATCGGCTGCGGCGTGACGACAGGCATTGGCGCTGTCATCAACACAGCCAAGGTGGAGATTGGCTCGACGGCAATCGTCTTCGGTCTCGGCGGTATCGGCCTCAACGTCCTGCAGGGGCTGCGTCTGGCCGGCGCGGACATGATCATCGGCGTTGACATCAACCCGGACCGCAAGGCCTGGGGTGAGAAGTTCGGCATGACGCATTTCGTAAACCCGAAGGAAGTCGGCGATGACATCGTGCCCTACCTCGTCAACATGACGAAGCGGAACGGCGATCTGATCGGTGGTGCAGACTACACCTTCGACTGCACGGGCAACACCAAGGTCATGCGTCAGGCACTGGAATCCTCGCACCGCGGCTGGGGCAAGTCCATCATCATCGGCGTGGCGGGAGCGGGCCAGGAGATCTCGACGCGCCCCTTCCAGCTTGTGACCGGACGTAACTGGATGGGCACGGCCTTTGGCGGCGCACGCGGACGAACCGATGTTCCAAAGATCGTTGACTGGTACATGGACGGAAAGATCCAGATCGACCCGATGATCACGCACACCATGCCGCTTGAGGATATCAACCAGGGCTTCGAGTTGATGCACAAGGGCGAAAGCATTCGCGGCGTGGTGGTTTATTGA
- a CDS encoding DMT family transporter translates to MHSASASTDRTVPGMALMAFCMIVLPMMDAIAKYMATFETMSPGQVTFYRFFFQLVVLAPLFFWSVGSFRNVKRPWMNLLRGALHAAASLLFFTAVKYMPLADVFAIYFVEPFLLTIMSAIFLGERVGWRRWLAILVGFAGAMIVIQPSYAIFGPTSLLPIACAALFTLYLFLNRALGDADSPLTMQMMSGLGGTLFMGVILVIGHLAGQTDFAMSLPSSTLGLTLLVILGSLSGYVHLLVVRAFRMASLSLLAPFQYFEIISATVLGYLLFSDFPTPSKWLGIAIIVASGLFIIWREQVARARLEA, encoded by the coding sequence ATGCATAGCGCGAGCGCAAGCACCGACCGTACCGTACCGGGAATGGCGCTCATGGCTTTCTGCATGATCGTGCTTCCGATGATGGATGCCATCGCAAAATACATGGCGACATTCGAAACCATGTCGCCCGGCCAAGTGACGTTCTATCGTTTTTTCTTCCAGCTTGTTGTTCTGGCACCGCTTTTCTTCTGGAGTGTTGGCAGCTTCCGTAACGTCAAGCGGCCATGGATGAACCTGCTGCGCGGTGCGCTTCATGCAGCCGCCAGCCTGCTGTTCTTCACCGCTGTCAAATACATGCCTTTGGCAGACGTATTCGCCATCTATTTTGTCGAGCCCTTCCTGCTGACGATTATGTCTGCAATCTTTCTCGGCGAACGCGTCGGCTGGCGCAGATGGCTGGCAATCCTTGTCGGCTTTGCCGGTGCGATGATCGTCATCCAGCCGAGCTACGCTATCTTTGGCCCCACCTCTCTTCTGCCGATTGCCTGCGCCGCCCTTTTCACGCTCTATCTCTTTCTCAATCGCGCGCTTGGCGACGCCGACTCACCGCTGACAATGCAGATGATGTCCGGCCTGGGCGGTACACTCTTCATGGGCGTAATCCTGGTTATCGGGCATCTGGCGGGCCAGACAGATTTTGCAATGTCCCTGCCCTCGTCGACCCTTGGGCTTACATTGCTTGTCATACTGGGGTCGCTGTCCGGCTACGTTCATCTGCTCGTGGTTCGCGCGTTCCGGATGGCGTCCCTGTCTCTTCTGGCACCGTTTCAGTATTTCGAGATCATTTCCGCAACTGTGCTGGGCTATTTGCTGTTTTCCGATTTCCCCACGCCATCAAAGTGGCTGGGTATTGCAATCATTGTCGCGTCCGGGCTGTTTATCATCTGGCGAGAACAGGTCGCGCGGGCGCGCTTGGAGGCCTGA
- the lipB gene encoding lipoyl(octanoyl) transferase LipB has translation MLTRTDLEVSMLPKEGSPPVRWRISDDLVPYDHALAVMEREVAEIADGKADELVWLLEHPPLYTAGTSADSADLIEPDRFPVFATGRGGEYTYHGPGQRVAYVMLDLKRRRQDVRGYVAALEEVIIRTLDSMNVRGERREDRVGVWVRRPEKPLLPDGSIAEDKIAALGIRLRRWVSFHGLSLNVDPDLSHFSGIVPCGISAYGVTSLMDLGLPILMTDVDVRLRQAFEDVFGPTAREMV, from the coding sequence ATGCTGACGCGCACCGATCTTGAGGTTTCCATGCTGCCGAAGGAGGGCTCCCCGCCCGTCCGCTGGAGAATCTCTGATGATCTTGTGCCTTACGACCATGCGCTTGCGGTCATGGAACGCGAGGTAGCGGAGATTGCTGATGGCAAAGCGGACGAGCTTGTCTGGCTTCTGGAGCATCCGCCGCTCTACACAGCAGGCACGAGTGCAGATTCGGCTGACCTGATCGAACCGGACCGCTTTCCCGTGTTCGCGACAGGCCGCGGAGGTGAATACACGTATCACGGACCTGGCCAGCGCGTGGCCTATGTCATGCTTGACCTCAAGCGCAGGCGCCAAGATGTGCGTGGTTATGTCGCCGCACTGGAAGAGGTGATCATTCGAACCCTAGATTCCATGAATGTTCGCGGCGAGCGCCGTGAGGATCGCGTCGGCGTTTGGGTTCGCAGGCCGGAAAAACCGCTCTTGCCAGATGGATCCATAGCCGAGGACAAGATTGCAGCACTTGGTATCCGGCTGCGGCGCTGGGTCAGCTTTCATGGTCTCTCGCTCAATGTAGATCCAGACCTCTCGCACTTTTCAGGCATAGTGCCCTGCGGAATTTCCGCCTACGGCGTCACCAGCCTCATGGATCTCGGCCTGCCGATCTTGATGACGGACGTCGATGTCAGGCTGCGGCAGGCATTCGAGGATGTGTTTGGACCAACGGCACGGGAAATGGTCTGA
- a CDS encoding DUF779 domain-containing protein, which produces MDQPIDEPRVTATEPALQLIREIQKDYPDILFHQSAGCCDGSSPMCYPTTEYRVGETDVKLGEIGGVPVYISGSQFEVWKHTQLIIDVVPGRGGMFSLDNGREKRFLTRSRLFRQETS; this is translated from the coding sequence ATGGATCAACCAATTGATGAACCGCGCGTAACGGCGACAGAACCTGCACTCCAGCTCATCCGTGAGATTCAGAAGGATTATCCGGATATTCTGTTTCACCAGTCCGCTGGATGCTGCGATGGCTCTTCTCCCATGTGTTATCCCACGACCGAATACCGCGTTGGCGAGACGGATGTAAAACTGGGAGAGATCGGCGGCGTACCGGTTTACATCAGCGGCAGCCAGTTCGAAGTGTGGAAACATACCCAACTGATTATCGACGTCGTTCCCGGTCGCGGCGGCATGTTCTCTCTCGACAATGGGCGAGAGAAACGTTTCCTGACCCGCTCACGTCTATTCCGACAGGAAACTTCCTGA